A genomic window from Nicotiana sylvestris chromosome 11, ASM39365v2, whole genome shotgun sequence includes:
- the LOC104218844 gene encoding F-box/kelch-repeat protein At5g60570, whose translation MASETHKSKKVFYCSNKVNKSSHDYLFGKEDEEERRMRLEGEVDDGHCKFGSSDSLLPGLHDDVSLTCLAWASRSDYASLSCLNGRFNSLIKSGYLYDLRRRLGVVEHWVYMVCDPRGWEAFDPFREKWLRLPKIPCDDCFNYADKESLAVGSELLVFGRELFDFAIWKYSLVQNNWTKCEGMNHRRCLFGSGSLGSIAIIAGGSDKNGNVLKSAELYDSLSGRWEILPNMHSPRRLCSGFFMDGKFYVIGGMTSATDSLTCGEEFDIQTRKWRKIEGMYPNVNRAAQAPPLVAVVNNQLYAVEYLTNMVKKYDKKKNSWEVLGRLPVRADSSNGWGLAFKARGEELLVVGGHRGPEGESIVLSSWAPKSGFKDGTLDWKVIGLKEHSGVFVYNCAVMGC comes from the coding sequence ATGGCTTCTGAAACTCACAAGTCAAAGAAAGTGTTCTATTGTAGCAATAAGGTTAATAAGTCTTCTCATGATTATTTGTTTGGGAAGGAAGATGAGGAGGAGAGGAGAATGAGGTTAGAAGGAGAAGTTGATGATGGTCATTGCAAGTTTGGATCAAGTGATTCACTTCTTCCGGGCCTACATGATGATGTTTCTTTAACATGTCTTGCTTGGGCTTCTAGATCGGATTACGCATCGTTGTCGTGCCTGAATGGAAGGTTTAATTCATTAATCAAGAGTGGTTATTTATATGACTTGCGAAGGCGGTTAGGTGTTGTTGAACACTGGGTGTATATGGTTTGTGATCCTCGGGGTTGGGAGGCTTTTGATCCTTTCAGAGAGAAATGGTTGAGATTGCCAAAAATTCCATGTGATGATTGTTTTAATTATGCTGATAAGGAGTCGTTAGCGGTTGGAAGTGAACTGCTGGTTTTTGGCCGTGAGTTGTTTGATTTTGCTATATGGAAATATAGTTTGGTTCAAAACAACTGGACGAAATGTGAAGGAATGAATCATCGTCGTTGTCTATTTGGATCAGGTAGTCTTGGTTCAATTGCTATTATTGCAGGGGGTAGTGACAAGAATGGAAATGTACTAAAATCTGCCGAGCTTTATGATTCCTTGTCCGGTAGATGGGAAATACTGCCAAACATGCACTCTCCCCGTAGATTGTGCTCTGGCTTTTTCATGGATGGAAAATTCTATGTGATCGGTGGGATGACTAGCGCTACTGATTCTTTGACTTGTGGGGAAGAATTTGATATACAAACAAGGAAGTGGAGGAAAATTGAGGGCATGTATCCAAATGTCAATAGAGCTGCTCAGGCACCTCCTCTTGTTGCAGTTGTTAATAACCAACTATATGCAGTTGAATATCTAACCAACATGGTAAAGAAGTATGACAAGAAgaaaaactcatgggaagtgttGGGAAGACTTCCTGTGAGGGCTGATTCTTCAAATGGTTGGGGTCTTGCTTTCAAAGCACGTGGTGAGGAACTTCTGGTGGTGGGCGGCCACAGGGGCCCAGAAGGCGAATCTATCGTATTGAGTTCTTGGGCACCAAAATCAGGCTTTAAGGACGGCACCTTGGATTGGAAGGTCATTGGTCTGAAAGAGCATTCCGGGGTCTTTGTATACAATTGTGCTGTGATGGGTTGTTGA